The Lathyrus oleraceus cultivar Zhongwan6 chromosome 5, CAAS_Psat_ZW6_1.0, whole genome shotgun sequence genome includes the window atttgcgtctctgcaagcggataagaaagtggtgagtgtagatttgcctgttgtctgtgaatttcaggatgtgtttccggaggatgtaagtgaattacctccagaacgtgaagtcgaatttgccattgacttagtaccaggtacgagtccagtgtcgatgtctccttatagaatgtcggcaactgaattagttgaattgaagaagcaacttgaagaattgcttgagaagaagtttgtgcgtccaagtgtttctccttggggtgcaccagtattgttagtgaagaagaaggaaggtacgatgaggttgtgtgtcgattatcggcagttgaataaggtgactatcaagaatcggtatccattgccgaggattgatgatctgatggatcagttggttggagctcatgttttcagtaagattgatttacggtcgggttatcatcagatccgagtgaagtcagaggatattgcgaagactgctttccgtacgaggtatggtcattatgaatacactgtgatgccgttcggtgtgtctaatgctccaggtgtgtttatggaatatatgaatcgtatatttcatccgtaccttgataattttgttgtggtgttcatagatgatatattgatatattctaagacggaagaagagcatgcaggacatctgagaattgttttgcaggtgttaagagaaaagaagttatatgcaaagttatctaaatgtgagttctggttgaaggaagtgagtttccttggccatgtgatttcgagtggtgggatttctgttgatcctgctaaagttgttgctgtattacagtgggagactccgaagtctgctactgagatacgcagttttctggggttagctggttattatcgcagatttattgaaggcttctctaagttggcattgccgttgacgcagttgactaagaagggtcaagtatatgtgtgggatgcagcttgtgaagcgagttttgtggagttgaagaggcggttgaccagtgctccagtgttgatcttgcctaatcctggtgagtccttcgttgtttattgtgatgcttccttgatgggtcttggtggtgttttgatgcagaatgataaagttgtagcttatgcttctagacagttgaaagttcatgagaggaattatcctacgcatgatctagaacttgcagctgtggtatttgtgttgaaaatgtggaggcattatctgtatggttccagattcgaagtgttcagtgatcacaagagtctgaagtacctgtttgatcagaaagagttaaatatgaggcagagaaggtggttagaattactgaaggattttgactttgaattgagttatcatcccggtaaggctaatgtagttgcaaatgcgctgagtagaaagtctctacatatgtctatgatgatggttcgggagcttgagttaattgaacagttccgtgatatgagtttgggttgtgaagttcccgctgatagtgtaaagttgggtatgctgaagttgactagtggaattctggaagatattcggaatggtcagcaagttgatgtcgctctagttgatcatattactatggttaaccagggtaatggtggtaattttgagattgatgagaatggcatcctgcgatttaaaggtagagtttgtgttcttgaggtgtctgaattgaaaaagagtattcttgaagagggccataggagtggattgagtatccatccaggtgcaactaaaatgtatcacgatttgaagaagttgttttggtgggctggtatgaaaagagatgttgctaagtttgtgtatgcctgtttgacttgtcagaagtcaaagattgaacatcagaaaccggcaggtatgatgcaacctttgaagattcctgaatggaagtgggatagcatttccatggattttgtgacgggattgccgaggacgatgaaaggtaatgattctatttgggtgattgtggatcgattgactaagtcggcgcatttcttgccgatgaagattaatcactctttagagaagttggcagagctgtatattgaggagatagtgaggctgcatggtattccatccagtattgtgtctgatagagatcccagatttacttctagattttgggaaagtttgcagaaagcgttggggactaagttgaggttgagttcagcttatcatcctcagactgatggtcagactgaaagaactatccaatccttggaggatttgttgagagcttgtgtgttggagcagagtggttcttgggatagttatttgccgttggtggagtttacttataataatagttttcatgctagtatcggtatggctccatatgaagcattgtatggtaggaggtgtagaactccattgtgttggtatgaatcaggtgagagtgttgtactcggacctgagattgtgcagcagacgactgaaagggttaagatgattcaggagaaaatgaagatttctcagagtcgtcagaagagttatcatgataagaggagaaaggcacttgagttccaagagggagatcatgtgttcttgagagttactccgacgacaggtgtgggtagagctttaaagtctaaaaagcttactccgaggtttgtgggtccgtatcagattttgaagagggttggggaagtggcgtatcggatagctttaccgccgtcgctttctaatctgcatgatgtgtttcatgtatctcagttgagaaaatatattgcggatccttcgcatgttgttcagttggatgatatccaggtgagggataatttgaccgttgaggtgttgccaattcggatagatgaccgagaagagaagaccctgagaggtaagaagattgctctagtgaaagttgtttggggaggtccagctggtgagagcttgacttgggagcgtgaagatcagatgaaggagtcgtatccggctctatttgcttgaggtatgttttcgaggacgaaaactcttttagtgggggagagttgtaacaccccgattaaaataagagaattatttaattgagttaatattattttattaatttaattaaataaagttgaattattggattatttttattattactatagatgttatttattttaataataattaaataaataaaataaatggaatatgaagagtggaagggtaaaagtggaaattggataaaagaggccaaagtgaggactcaggttgttttcacgtgtgttgcctcagagtcagagaaaggggggagaaacgctgaagagaaagagaaggaagaggaaaaggccaaagatttctcagagcttccttcaatccaaagaggtaaggggtctgaaccttattaaacaataatatgctgaaaatggtgaaatattggatgaacgaaaatggggattttaatcgaaggaattcgtagaaattatatgcaatgatgttaggattggtgaaatcgaataggggactatttgtattagatgatatgagtgattttgtgtgaaatttggactgtggaaggatgaatttggatagacctcgtagcagaaaaagccattacagatctggaaatctggtttctggtcatacgcgtatggcaccaggcaatacgcgtatgagattgctggtacgcgtatggcactaggcaatacgcgtatggatgaggaagatgatgttttgaacgtgttttggtctctgttggtacgcgtatgggaatgtgatacgcgtagcatacgcgtatggacatgggcaatacgcgtatggatttggtcaggcgtgggtaatacgcgtatgagcataggcaatacgcgtatgggcagacttgtggtctttcctgggctgttgttgtgcagtttttggttgtttaggctgagcgaggtaacttagctgatgcatggtatacgagggatcatttcccgttgctttgagtggtatagatattagtagagtgtgataatactgtgtttgattatgtggcatgatgtgatatgcttttgtgatagaatgtgttaatgatgatgataacatgactatatgatgctgttgttgctatgttgattatgatgcatgcttggtgtgcatgcattcatgaaaggccgatgcctagtgatgaacggactgagttccaatgatgttgttgactccgggcttgttgagaggcttggttccttgcggggaactcggattctatggtggtgaatctgggagtggtgatcatgtagttggtcacaaaatgggtataccgagtcgtgttgagtcatgcatgggtgtgtatattgcatttgatatgttgttttgttgatgttcatgaatttgttgattatgatgattatgatgagctgtgttggcatatgtgaaatatatttatgtttatgtttctgtcgttatattattatttaataatgtaattctcaccccttctgcatgtgtttatgttcatctatgatgagcaatatgcagataaagaggagtagctattgttgaggtttgaagaataagtgtagagttattctacagagtcgagtcaaatgctctggtcatgtgacaccggggttatgggattcgatagataattggttattatttacgttgtttatgatgactaataggttgagatgctttgttgaaATAATGTCGAAatattattatgaattgttatatgatgaatgataatatttatgttgttgtccgctgcgaagttttaataaataatatgatttatgttgtgatgcgataagtgttatgttgtaagagatgtaaactcttctacatgttgtactctgataatctatttaaatatgtcgtttgggtagaagggtgttatACGAATGGCTCACAAATAACAAATACAACTAAACCTTAACACATACAATGTTCATCGCTGATTCGTTGCATTCTTAGGTTTAGAAAGGATCTTCAAATATCCTTAGAAAGGCATGGGCTTCGGGCCTAATTAACAACAGATCCAAGGACTCTGCACAATCTTTTGTAGATTTATTCCAATCATATTAAATGTTTCCTAAAATATTTTGACATCCTTACTTCGAAAATAAGGCAAAGAAAAACAGTCTTTTGCTTTTAAAACACGCTTTTATTTAACTATACACCTCGTGAAATAAATCTTTAAAGGATATTTAGATATCTCacaatagaaacaaatttttCAAGAAAATGAAACAGGGCACACTCCAATGTTGAACCAACATGTCAGGACATCTTGTCCAACATTTTGCTTGAATACATGTTTTtccaaaatgcagccaatcacTACACACCAGACTTAACATCAACTTCCAAAATGTTTCTGGTCCTATGTTTTGATGCATGCTATTTGTCTCGTTAGTCGTTTGCCTACTCCGATTCTTAATCAAAAATTCCCTTATGGGTCGTTTTTCAAATAACCTTATACTTTTCATGACCTAAAGGTGTTTGGTTGTCTCTCATTTTCATACACTCTCATGCAGAAGAGAAGAAAACTTGACCCCAGGGCAAGAAAGTATATTTTTTTGGATTACAATACTGACATAAAAGACCGTGTTTTATTCAAttttcaattggtatcagagtagaCATCCTACTTTGTTTCTGGGTGAGATCCGGGGAAGATACTTTCTTGTACAATGGATAAGAATGAAGATTTATTAACAGACCACCCATCTTTAATGGCactaactatgactattggaaggcACAACTGGTGACATTCCTAAAATCTGTGGATAACAAGACCTAGAAAGTTGTCATCAAGGGTTGGGAACATCCTGTCATGAATGACAAAGATGGGAAGGCTATTGCTGACCTAAAGCCTAAAGAGGACTGCTCAGGAAGAAGATGAACTAGCTCTTAGAAACTCTAAAGCTTTGAATGATCAATTCAATGGAGTCGACAAAAACATATCCAGGTTAATAAACACGTGTACTATGGCCAAAGATGCATGAGAAATTCCCAGAACCACTCATGAAGACACATATAAAGTGAAGATCTCTAGACTTCAGCTCCTCACTACCATATTTGAaaatctaaagatgaaagatgatgagagtattcatgattttcacatgagtaTTCTTGAAATAACAAATTCATATAGTACCTTAGGAGAAAGGATGTCAGAAGAAAAGTTGGTTAGAAAAGTTCTTATGTCGTTACCTAAGAaaaatttgacatgaaggtcacaaccattgAAGAATCCCAAGAAATCAacaacatgagagttgatgaaCTTGTTGGGTCACTCCAAACTTTTGAATTGGGTATTAGTGACAGATatgaaaagaagaacaaaagcataacTTTTGTATCCAACACTGAAGGTGAAGATGACCAATGTGACTTGGATACTGATGAAGGAATGACTAATGCTATTGTACTACTTGGAAGACAATCCAACAAGGTGCTGAAGAGAATGGACAAAAAGTcaagaccaaatgtcaagaacatcccatCTGACATCAGGAATAATAATGACTTTCAGAGAAGAACAAGAACATAAGAGAGATCCAATCAAGGTAAAGTAATTCACACATTAGACCAGAATGccctacatatcttaagaaacaaaaaaaaagatGTATGTTTATTGGTCTGATGATGATAACTCTGAAAGTGAAGTTGAGGATGAAGCTATAAAACATGTAACTGCCTTAACTAGAAGATATGAATCTAATGAAGATTCCTGTGATGAAGAAGTATCTTATGATGAATTGGCTGCCTCTTATAAAGAACTGTGGATCAGAAGTGAAAAAGTTTGTCAGCTCGGAGAAAAACATTAGAAAATTATATCTCAGTTGTAggctgaaaaagaaaaatatatgtTTACCATCTCTGATCTTCAAGATGAGGTGACTCTGTTTACTTCCAAACTTGATAACATGACAAAGTCTGTAAGAATGTTGAACAAGGATTCTGATGTGTTAGATGAAGCTCTGCAAGTTGGGAAAGTGGTCGGAGATCTAAGGGGATATGCTTTAATTATCAATGTTTAAACAAACAAGAAGAAAGCCCTATTACAAAGTTTGTTCTTCTAAAAAGGGAGCTTAGGCTTGTAATGTCTAATCATCTGCCTCAACATCGTGCCAGACATCAGAATACACAAACTGGAGGCAAGCTATTGCGCTGGAGATGTCATTTCTATGGAAAATTTGGTCATATAAAGCCCCCATACTTCAAAATGTATGGCTATTCAAGGCATCTAACACATCCCAGGGCTAATCAAGTGGTAAATAAAACTAAAAAGGAGTGGGTACCCAAGCCTGTCATCACTAGTATCATAACTCACACCTCTCTTAGAGCTTCAACtagagaagactggtattttaatagtggatgctctagacatATGACAGGTGTCAAGAAGTTCTTGGAGGACTTCAAGTCATACTCCATTGGTTATGTCACTTTTGGTGATGGGGCTTAAGGTGAAACTAAAGGAGTTGGAAGACTAGCTTGTACAAGACTCTCGAGTATTGATGATATTTTGTTGCTAAAAGGTCTTACTGCTAATTTAATCAGTATCAGTTAGTTATGTGATCAAGGTCTTAAAGTTAATTTCACTAAATCTAAGTGTTTGGTCACTTATGAGGAGAATGAGGTTCTGGTGAATGGAGTCATGTCTAAGGATAATTGTTACTTATGGACATCTCAAGAAATTATTTGCTCTTCCACATGCCTGTTGCCCAAAGAAGATGAAGTCAATCTATGGCACCAAAATCTTGGACATTTACATCTGAAAGGCATGAAGAATATTGTGTATAAAAAAGCCATTAGAGGTATTCCTAAGCTCAAGATTGAAGAAGGTAAAATATGTGATGAGTGTCAAACTgggaagcaaaccaagatgtccCATCCAAAGTTACAACATTAGACAACTTCAAAGGTTCTAGAACTTCTTCAAATGGACTTAATGGGGCCCATGCAGGTCGGGAGCCTTGATGGGAAAAGGTATgcctatgttgttgttgatgatttttcaaGATTCACTTGGGTTAAATTCATCAAGGAAAAATCATATGTCTTTGAGGTCTTCAAATATTTATGTCAAAGGCTTCAAAGAGAGAAGGAAAGTGGAATTGTCACAATTAGAAATGACCATGGTAAGGAATTTGAAGATAGCAAATTTTCTGAATTTTGCTCCTCTGAAGGTATTAGccatgagttctcttctcccatcACCCCTCATCAAAATGGAGTTGTTGAGTGTAAGGATATGACTCTACAAGAATCATCTAGAGTCATGCTTCCTGTTAAGCATCTaccctaccatttttgggctaAAGCAATGAGTATTGCTTGTTATATTCATAATAGGGCCACTCTGAGAACTGGTACTCTATCTACTCTCTATAGGCTATATTGTTTGTAGAGTAGCCCATGATaactcaaatatatgttgatgaaATTGTGTTTAAAGGGATGTTGAACCAGATGGTCCAACATTTTGTCAGGCATATGCAATCTTaatttgagatgagtcttgtTGGTGAACTGACTTACTTTCTTGGTCTTCAAGTCAAACAAATGGACGATACTATCTTTATCTCTCAAAGAATGTATGCTAAGAGTATAGTaaagaagtttggcatggaaaatgcaaGTCACAAAAGGACACCTGCACCAACCCACTTGAAGCTAACTAAAGATGAAAAGGGTGTAGATGTGGATCAAAGTCTGTACAGGAGTATGATTGGTAGTTTGTTGTATCTTACAGCTAGCAGACCTGACATTACATTTGTTGTAGGAGTGTGTGCAAGATATCAGTCTGAACCCAAAATGAGTCATATTACTCGAGTGAAAAAGATCCCAAAATACATCAATGGGACTAATGACTATGGAATATTGTATTCTCATAATGTAAATCCCATGCTTATTGGATATTGTGATGCAGTTTTGGCAAGTAGTGCTAATGACAGAAAGAGCACTCCTGGAgaatgtttcttcttgggaaataATCTAATATATTGGTTCAACAAGAAGCAAAACTATGTGTCATTATCATGGTTGAGGCTAAATATATTGCAGTAGGAAGTAACTGCTCTCAATTAATTTGGTTGAAACAAATGCTAGGGGAATATAATGTTTTTagcaagatgtcatgacattatattGTGACAACCTAAGTCCTATCAACATATCTAATAATCCCATTCAGCATAATACAACTAagcatattgatattcgtcatcattttatcACGGATCTTGTTGAAAACAAAATTGTTACTCTTGAGCATGTAGCCACTGAGAAGCAACTGTCATATATTTTCATTAAAGCTTTGGAAATCAGTTTGAGAAGTTAAAGGATGAATTTGGTATTTGCATGCTTGAAGAATTATATCAATTACTGATATGGAGACATGCAAATGAATTTTTCTCTTCCCTCCATTTAATGGTGTACAAAACTCAAGGAAAATAATTACAAACCTTCCTTATTTTTTGAACACACCATCCTACCTACTCCATTAATATCATTCACGCTACCCTCATCATTCTCACTACTCTCTCTTTGAAATTTATTCTAGGTTACCTTCATCTCACTATCTTCTCTTTGAACTTAATTTCTCTTAATTAAAATTCCAAAATGTCTGAACCTTCTGTCTTAAATCCCAGCAAATGCACCAAAGAGAAATCGAACTTAGGAGTGTCGGTATTGATGTGGATCTTTCTGAAGTTATTATTGATGTTGTTCCTATATCTATGGTTCCTGGCCATGAAACCCCTATAAGGAAGCCTAGAACAACTACTTCGAGAAAGGGTAAGCCCTCTAAAGCAAGTACATCCCCATCTTCATTTATGGTTGTTAGTGATGTAAAAAATATTGAACTCTCTACTTTTGTCAAGAAACCTCATTCGATGATTAGCCTGTCCCTTGATCCTATTAATGACAAACCTAATGTTGATGCTTATTCAAAAGTTATATTGTTCCAAAAGTTATGGGAAATGTTGAGACCTCTGAGAACACTAATAAACCTAGATATGTTACGACTCTGTGTAAATCTAGTATGATTGTTGTTGAAAGATACAATGTTGATAAAAATATTCGTGTTCTAATTTCTCAAGTTTTGGGTATTGAACATAAGACTGGTGTTGTGTCGGATGTCTCCACATCCTTGGCCCAAACCGATAACCCTATTGAAACCCCTCAGGGTAAATCTAACGAAAATGTTTCTACTCAGTCCCCTGAAAAATCAGAAGAAAAAGATGATTCTGATGGCATGTCTGGTGATTTATCTAACAAAGAAGAAAACTCTAGAGAAAAGAAGGATCAATCTATAGACACTGTGAATGTAGGTAATCTGGACTATGATGATGAGCCAATTGGTAAAAAATTGGCTCTAGGAATAGCTAAAAGGTTAAGAAACAGAAAAGGAAAAGCGGTTGAGTCCTCCAGCACGCTCTCTTAATCTCTCAAGAGAAGTACTGATGTTGGACCTACAAAAATATGGATCAAGGTTGTTACTCCTGTCTCTAAGAAGAGATCCCCGAAGAGGAAGGAAGTCCCATATGGTTCTAGTGTGTCTGACTGTGATGTCGAACATGATGTTCAAGACATCATTTCTGCTACAACAAAGCAAACTTCTGGGAAGAAGATTCCAACAAATATTCTTGAAATTTTAGTTGACAACATCTCATTTCACTTTGTGGAGAATGtagaaaaatggaaatttgtttACCAAAGAATAATGGCCTTAGAAAGAGAACTTGAGAAAGTTGCTTTTGAGTGCAAAGAAACGATAAGTCTGATTCAAGAAGCTGGATTAATGAAAAGTGTGACTGGCTTTGACAAGTGTTATGAAATGCTTGTTAAAGACTTCATTGTGAATATCTCTAAGGAGCGTGATAACAATAGGAATAAGGAGTTTAGAAAGGTGTATGTAAGAGGAAGATGTATGAACTTTGCTCTTGAAATCATAAATAGGTTTTTGGGCTGAAGTGAAGAAGAATAAGCTGAAGTGGAGGTTTCTGACAATGTCATTTGCAGAGAAATTACGACAAAGCAAGTAAAGGAATGACCTAGAAAAAGGAACTTGTCAGCAGGTTGCTTGAGTGTGAAGTATGCATTATTTCACATAATTAGAGCTACTAATTGGGTGTCAACCAATCATACTTTCAACATTGCTACAAGATTGAGTAAGTTAATTTATATTGTAGGTACCAAAATAAATTTTGACTTTGGATCCTATGTCTTTAAACAAACAATGAAGCATGTCGCCTCCTTCGTTGAGAAGATGCATATAGCCTTCCCCTCATTAATTAGTGGTGTTATACTGAGTCAACATCCAAGTATTTTGCTCAATTTTGATAGTGCCTGCAAAAGAGATCCCCTTTGTCATTACATTGTAGGTTATTTATGGGGAAACATGTTCTagatattgtcatgacatctggaCAGAAACCCACCGATTCTACTACTGAGACTGGAATCCTTGATGAACTAAAAGACACCTGCAAAACCTTGGATGAAACTATCAAAGTGTGTACCGAAAGAAAGAGCAAGCTTGagatcctgataaaggatatgtTTGAAGAAGGGACTGAGGGAAAATCTGGAAGGTGATAATGCGGATGAAGAAGGTGCTAAAGAAGAAGGTGCTAATACTAGTGATGATGAAGAGACAACTAACATTGATGAAGACTGAAGTGCTCTGGGTCTTATGTGTTTTTTTGTGCTTCTAGTTATTTTTTGTGGGCTATGCCCTGAATGTTTATGCATTTTATGTGCCCTTGGTGTGTAACTTAACTGATTGATTGCTCTGCCACATCTAAGTTTGATTGTGTTTGTCAATTGTGTAGCTAAAGAGGGGGAGTAGTTATGTGGTTTTTTTTATAGCCCTACCATGACTCTTGCCCCTTGAGGGGGAGTAACTCTTACCCCTGTCCTGCTACTCAGGAGGGCATGTGCTTTTCAAGCTTTTGGTGATAGGCTAGTTCGTGTGGGCTACTTGTTTTAATGAAGTCAGGTCAAATGTCTTGACATCCTGACTGGGAGAATTTATTTTTCTCTTAAGCAGGTTCTTCATGTGATAGTTTAATTCTCTTTGATGTGAGACTATGTTTTTTTTTCTTG containing:
- the LOC127082463 gene encoding uncharacterized mitochondrial protein AtMg00810-like gives rise to the protein MSLVGELTYFLGLQVKQMDDTIFISQRMYAKSIVKKFGMENASHKRTPAPTHLKLTKDEKGVDVDQSLYRSMIGSLLYLTASRPDITFVVGVCARYQSEPKMSHITRVKKIPKYINGTNDYGILYSHNVNPMLIGYCDAVLASSANDRKSTPGECFFLGNNLIYWFNKKQNYVSLSWLRLNILQ
- the LOC127082464 gene encoding uncharacterized protein LOC127082464, which codes for MHQREIELRSVGIDVDLSEVIIDVVPISMVPGHETPIRKPRTTTSRKGKPSKASTSPSSFMVVSDVKNIELSTFVKKPHSMISLSLDPINDKPNVDAYSKVILFQKYNVDKNIRVLISQVLGIEHKTGVVSDVSTSLAQTDNPIETPQGKSNENVSTQSPEKSEEKDDSDGMSGDLSNKEENSREKKDQSIDTVNVGNLDYDDEPIGKKLALGIAKRLRNRKGKAVVTPVSKKRSPKRKEVPYGSSVSDCDVEHDVQDIISATTKQTSGKKIPTNILEILVDNISFHFVENVEKWKFVYQRIMALERELEKVAFECKETISLIQEAGLMKSVTGFDKCYEMLVKDFIVNISKERDNNRNKEFRKVYVRGRCMNFALEIINRLFMGKHVLDIVMTSGQKPTDSTTETGILDELKDTCKTLDETIKGLRENLEGDNADEEGAKEEGANTSDDEETTNIDED